The genomic interval ATCGGGTCCGGCACGCCGACGACGGCGCACGCCTCGACGAGCGGATGCCCGGTGAAGGCGCGCTCCACCTCGGCAGGGGCGACGTTCTCGCCGCCGGAGACGTAGATGTCCTTGAGTCGATCGACGACGCGGTGGATGCCATCGGCGTCGCGCTGCACGAGGTCGCCGGTGCGCAGCCATTCGCCGCGCATCGCCCTGGCCGTGGCCTCTGGGTCGTCGAGGTAGCCGGCGAACACGCTCGCCCCTCGGACCCACAGTTCGCCGGTGGCGGCGCCGTCCAGTTCGAGTTCGGTGTCGGGGTCGACCAGGCGCACGTCGACGCCGGGATACGGCCGCCCGACGGCACCGGGATGGTCGGCGACCAGGTCGGCGGCGAGATGCAGCACGTTGGGTCCTGCTTCGGTCAGTCCGTATCCCTGCGTGAAGGCCAGCCCTCTGGCGGCCCAGGTCTGCACCAGGTCGGCGGGGATCGTCGCGCCGCCGACGACGACGCGGCGCAACGGGGTGAGGTCGGCGGTGGGCCAGAGCGGATGCTGCTGCATCATCCGATACTGCGTCGGCACGCCCATCATCGCGGTGACCCTGCGATCGGAGACGAGCTGCAGCACGCGTCCTGGATCGAAGCCGCGCTCGAGCACCACGGTCGCGCCACGCCACCAGGCCTGCAGCGGCTGCACGTTCCACGCCGCCACGTGGTACTGCGGCAGCATCGCGAGCACCACGTCGTCGGCGGTCAGCGGCATCGCGCGGTCGAGTGCGAGGTTGTTCCAGAAGCAGTTCTCGTGCGTGAGGACGACGCCCTTGGGCGCCGCCTCGCTGCCGGAGGTGTAGATGATCAGCAGCGGGTCGTCATCGCGGGCCGGGCGCGGAGACATCGGATGCTGCGCGCGGGGCGCCTCGGCCTCGACGCCGGCCACGCCGAGCAGCGCGTGCGCATCCGGCACGCCCGCTGCCTGCTGGCCTGCGACCTCGCGTGCCGCGGCTGCGAGAGCCGCGTGCTCGTCTTCGATGAGCAGCAGGGCGGGCCGGGTGCGGATGATCAGGTCGGCGAGCTCGACAGGAGTCAGCCGCCACGACAGCGGGACGAATGCGATGCCCAGCTGCGCGCAGGCGAAGAACGCCACGATGTGATCCGTGGAGTTGCCCGAGATAGTTGCGATCCGCTGACCAGCGCCGTAGCCGGCCTCCGACAGCCGCTGCGCGAGCGCCGCCACCCGCGCAGCGAGCGTGCGGTAGTCGGTGCGCACGCCGCGGTCGTCGACGGCGACACGGTGCGGATCGGTGACGGCCCGGTCGAACAGCCACCGACCGATGGTGTGCGGGCCTGCAGCGGTGGTCATCGTGCCATCTCCGGGACGGCGTCCTGCATGTCGATGTCGTCGAGCCCAGCGACGGTCCCGCCGCGTCCACGACGACGGCGGAGCCACGAGTCGACGGTTCCGGCGATGCCGCCTGGCA from Microbacterium sp. H1-D42 carries:
- a CDS encoding AMP-binding protein, producing the protein MTTAAGPHTIGRWLFDRAVTDPHRVAVDDRGVRTDYRTLAARVAALAQRLSEAGYGAGQRIATISGNSTDHIVAFFACAQLGIAFVPLSWRLTPVELADLIIRTRPALLLIEDEHAALAAAAREVAGQQAAGVPDAHALLGVAGVEAEAPRAQHPMSPRPARDDDPLLIIYTSGSEAAPKGVVLTHENCFWNNLALDRAMPLTADDVVLAMLPQYHVAAWNVQPLQAWWRGATVVLERGFDPGRVLQLVSDRRVTAMMGVPTQYRMMQQHPLWPTADLTPLRRVVVGGATIPADLVQTWAARGLAFTQGYGLTEAGPNVLHLAADLVADHPGAVGRPYPGVDVRLVDPDTELELDGAATGELWVRGASVFAGYLDDPEATARAMRGEWLRTGDLVQRDADGIHRVVDRLKDIYVSGGENVAPAEVERAFTGHPLVEACAVVGVPDPIWGERGVAFVVASGPVSAEELRTYAAERLAAFKLPMRIEFVTELPRSTIEKVARVRLRRMALKGDTHDRSH